CTGTCTGGCGGTTGTCCGCAGCTCCGGCTTCGCCATAAGATCGGCAAACAATTGATACACCGTATTAATCGGGCTGGACTGGTTGCCCGTCAGCTTGAATTGCTCTGCCGGAGGCAGCGCAGCCTCTAGTACTGAGGCGAAGTCCGCCGCCCGCTGATCCCTGTAATGATGCGGAGCGTCCAGCAGCCCGCCCTGCTCATCCAGCAGGCCATAGTCGACTCCCCAGGTATCCACGCTCAGAGAGCGCAGAGGGCCATACTTTGCCGCAGCTGCTGCAATCCCTTGCTTGATCTCCTCAAGCAGCCGCTGCACATCCCAGTGCAAATGTCCGTTGACCTCTACCGGTCCGTTAGGGAAGCGGTGAATCTCCTCCACCGTCACCTTTCCGTCCCTGTAGCATCCCAGCATCACTCTGCCGGAGCTGGCTCCCAGGTCGATGGCCAGCAGCCGGATTCCTTGGTTACCGGTTACCTCCATAACTTGCGTCTTCGCCTCTGTCATCTTCCCACCTCTTCACGTGGAGGATTAGTAGAGCGGGCCAAAGTTGCGGCAGGCTCTGTAATCGGCACTCTCCAGATTCTCTGTGCCGAACAGCGACCAGACGCGCGGGCGGAAAATCCGCGTTTCTTCCACGTTATGCATACTGACCGGAATCCGCAGGATCGAGGCCAGCGTAATGAGATCTGCGCCAATATGTCCGTAGCTGATCGCCCCGTGATTGGCACCCCAATTGTTCATCACATCGTAGACAGACTGGAAGGAGCCATGACCGGTCAGCTTCGGAGCGAACCAAGTTGTCGGCCAGGTAGGGTCTGTGCGCTGGTCGAGCGTGTCATGAACCTCTCCCGGCAGCTCAACAGTGTAGCCCTCTACCAGCTGGAGTACAGGTCCCAGCCCCTTGACCAGATTGAGCCGGGCCATAGTGACCGGCATGCCGCCTCGTGTCAGGTAGTCTGTGGAGAAGCCGCCTCCGCGGAAATATTCCTGGGAAGCCGGACGGAACTGGGTCTGCGCGATACAGGCCGCCGCCTCTTCATCCGTGATGTCCCAGAACGGCTTGATCGCCGGCTTGCCATCAATACTCTGCTCGCCGGTGCCGTCCAGCGCTGCCGAGCCCGAATTAATCAGATGCAGCAGACCGCCTGCCGCCGCGCCTTCCAGCTCATAGCCGGTCACGCGTTTCACGGCAGCGGGACTCCAGAAGGTGCGCACATCGGCAAAAATCTGCGCCGTATTCGTCAGCAGATAATTGAACAGCATTGTCACCCCGTTGAGGCTGTCATTCTCGGTGGCAACGATATAAGGCGCCCGTCTGCCGTTCCAGTCGAACGAGGAGTTCAGAACCGTCTCCATGAAGTCGCCGTTCGGGAAATGGTCGGTCCATTGCCGCTGGCCCTGGAAGCCGCCCAGCAGGGCATTGTGACCGCTGGCTTCCTCCTCGAAGCCGAGCTTCGCAAGCTGCGGATTGCCGGTCATGAGATCACGGGCAATCAGCGTCATTTTGACAACCGTCTCCCACTGCTCTTCCTTAACCTCTTCACTGAGCTGCAGATGCTGCGGGTTATTATCCGCCCCCACACGGCAGTTGTCCTTCACCCAGGCCAGCGCCCGCGCGAATTCCTCGGGATCATAGATCCCTTCCTCAAATCTGCGTACAAATTCAGACATATCGATGTATTCATTGCGCATGCCGAGATATTCCTGGAAGAACTGCTCATTCACGATGGAACCGGCGATCCCCATAGACACGGAGCCCATCGACAGATAGGATCTCCCCTTCATCAGAGCGGCCGCCAGCGCTGACTTCGCGAACTGCAGCAGCTTCACCTGCACATCCGCCGGGATTTCCTCGCTGCTGGATTCCTGGACATCCTCTCCGTAGATGCCGAAGGCCGGGATGCCTTTTTGCGCGTAAGCAGACAGAACTGCCGCCAGATATACCGCCCCGGGGCGCTCCGTTCCATTGAATCCCCATACCGCATGCGGAATTGTTGCATCCATGTCCATCGTTTCCGAACCATAACACCAGCACGGGGTAACTGTAATAGATACGCCTACACCTGCACCCGCGAACTTCTGCGCCGCAGCCGCAGCCTCCTTCACGCCGCCAATCGTAGAATCGGCAACGATACATTCCACAGGTGAACCATCAGGATACCTTACATTCTCCTGCAAAAATGCCGCCACGCGCTGCGCCATGCCCATCGTCTGCGCCTCCAGCGATTCGCGCACCCCGCGTCTTCTGCCGTCAATCGTCGGCCGGATTCCAATCTTCGGATATTTTGCTGTCACTGCTGTTCCTCCCCGGATCATGAGTTAATGGTATGAGAACATTACACTGGAGCTCCAGCTCCGATTAGTAAGCGCTACCAAATACAGCCTCTGCAGTCTGCACACTTTTGTCTTTCGCCGCAGGTTTTCCATTTCTTCTACATCATAGAATCACTCACCTTCAAAGTCAACACTATTCCACACTTTAAATTTGTTTTTTGTGTGGTTTTATGTGATATAATTACGATAAACTGTGGAATCGTTTTTGATTGTGGGATTTATGTTAGGCAGCAGATTATAGTAAACTGTATACAACTACATAACGTAAGGGTGGGCATGATATGAAGGCTTTTGAACGGCGGGATCTGGTCATTAATGAGCTCTACAGGCATAGGAAGGTTCACGTTGCGGATCTGGCGCAGAAATTCGGTGTATCGGAAGAGACGATCCGGCGCGATCTCGACCGGCTGGACAAGGAGGGCATTGCCAAGAAGAATTACGGCGGGGCGATTCTGAACGCTCACACCAACGAGGACCCCTCCTACTCGCACAGGCATCAGGTCAACATTGAAGCGAAGCGGATGATTGCGGTAAGGCTGCTGGAGCTGATTAATGACGGGGACAGTGTGATGACGGACACCAGCACTACGGCTTTTGAAGGATTGCGGAGAATCGTGGACGACAAAAAAAATCTGACCATCATCACCAATTCCCTGGCGGTATTGTCAGAATTTCAGCATTCCGGGCAAAAGCTCATCTCCACGGGGGGCCTGCTTGGGCCGGAGACCAGCTCTTTCGTAGGGCCTACGGCCTCGCAGACCATTCTGAAATATAATGTGGATGTGGCGATTTTCAGCTGCAAGGCACTCTCCATGACCGGCGGACTCTGTGATTCCAACGAAGCGGAGACCGAGCTTAAGGTGCTGATGCAGCAGCAGGCGAGCAAGGTGGTCCTTCTGGCTGACCATTCCAAGTTCGACCGGATCGCCTTCATCCGGCTGTTCAGCTTCGACAAGGTCGATTATATCGTCACCGATCAGCGGCCGTCTGAGGAATGGATCGAGTTCCTTGCCAAATATCAGATTTCCCTGCTCTACCCTGCTGATTCACAATAAGTCTTAACGTTCACTTTTAAAAGCTTGCGCCGACACGTACACGAACCTTTCCGCTCTGGCCATCATATGGAACTTCTGCTCCGGAAAGTGGCGGTACAGGTGATCCACGAAATAGCCCGGATTCTCGGCGTTGCCGGCGAACAGGTCATAATGCAGCGGTACCACGGTCTCAAAACCAGAGGTCGCCGCGAACTCCGCCGCTTCCCGGTAATTCATATTGCCGACGATATTGCGGCTGCCCCGGTAATAATCGCGTCCATTAATCGGGAGCAGCGCCAGATCGATCTTCCGGCTGCCTACCTCCTCAATGAGCTCAGGGAACAGCACGGTGTCCCCGGCATGATACAGCGTGACCCCGTTCAGCTCCAGAATGTAGCCCACGTACTTAGGATGACCCTGTTCATCGCGTTCAAGCTGTTCGTGCGCCGCTGCCACCGGATATACCTTCAGCCCTGCTGCGGGCTCTGCCTCCTGACCGGGCAGGGCAGCAGCCAGACGCTCCTTGCCGATGCCCAGCTCCTGCAGACGCTCCAGGCAGACCGCCGGAGCCATGAACTGCGCCTGCGGATTCAGTCCGGCAAGCACGGGGAGGGCCTCCTCATCCAGATGATCCGAATGGTCGTGGGTAATCAGGCAGACCTCCATATTCGTAATCTCCCCGGGCTGGACCGGCGGCGGGAAAGTGCGGTCCGGGTTCGGCGATACATAAGGATCAATATAGACGGTCACCTCCGCCCCCTTGACAATGACGCTGGCTTGTCCGAGGAACCAGACCGCCAGGCAGCCGTAAGGCACCTCGGTGCTGCGGATTTCTTCGATCAGTGCTTGTCCTGCTAATGGCATAACGGGTTGCTCCCTTCCTCTTCTATCTCTCATTCTTCACAGCTGTCTGTTACATCCCTGTTTAGTTTATACCCGGCTGAAGCCAAATGGAAGCGCTTGTCCAAATCCCTGCTTGTTACCGGTGCCAAATGATGGGTAC
This genomic interval from Paenibacillus sp. FSL H8-0332 contains the following:
- a CDS encoding MBL fold metallo-hydrolase — translated: MPLAGQALIEEIRSTEVPYGCLAVWFLGQASVIVKGAEVTVYIDPYVSPNPDRTFPPPVQPGEITNMEVCLITHDHSDHLDEEALPVLAGLNPQAQFMAPAVCLERLQELGIGKERLAAALPGQEAEPAAGLKVYPVAAAHEQLERDEQGHPKYVGYILELNGVTLYHAGDTVLFPELIEEVGSRKIDLALLPINGRDYYRGSRNIVGNMNYREAAEFAATSGFETVVPLHYDLFAGNAENPGYFVDHLYRHFPEQKFHMMARAERFVYVSAQAFKSER
- a CDS encoding L-fucose isomerase translates to MTAKYPKIGIRPTIDGRRRGVRESLEAQTMGMAQRVAAFLQENVRYPDGSPVECIVADSTIGGVKEAAAAAQKFAGAGVGVSITVTPCWCYGSETMDMDATIPHAVWGFNGTERPGAVYLAAVLSAYAQKGIPAFGIYGEDVQESSSEEIPADVQVKLLQFAKSALAAALMKGRSYLSMGSVSMGIAGSIVNEQFFQEYLGMRNEYIDMSEFVRRFEEGIYDPEEFARALAWVKDNCRVGADNNPQHLQLSEEVKEEQWETVVKMTLIARDLMTGNPQLAKLGFEEEASGHNALLGGFQGQRQWTDHFPNGDFMETVLNSSFDWNGRRAPYIVATENDSLNGVTMLFNYLLTNTAQIFADVRTFWSPAAVKRVTGYELEGAAAGGLLHLINSGSAALDGTGEQSIDGKPAIKPFWDITDEEAAACIAQTQFRPASQEYFRGGGFSTDYLTRGGMPVTMARLNLVKGLGPVLQLVEGYTVELPGEVHDTLDQRTDPTWPTTWFAPKLTGHGSFQSVYDVMNNWGANHGAISYGHIGADLITLASILRIPVSMHNVEETRIFRPRVWSLFGTENLESADYRACRNFGPLY
- a CDS encoding DeoR/GlpR family DNA-binding transcription regulator yields the protein MKAFERRDLVINELYRHRKVHVADLAQKFGVSEETIRRDLDRLDKEGIAKKNYGGAILNAHTNEDPSYSHRHQVNIEAKRMIAVRLLELINDGDSVMTDTSTTAFEGLRRIVDDKKNLTIITNSLAVLSEFQHSGQKLISTGGLLGPETSSFVGPTASQTILKYNVDVAIFSCKALSMTGGLCDSNEAETELKVLMQQQASKVVLLADHSKFDRIAFIRLFSFDKVDYIVTDQRPSEEWIEFLAKYQISLLYPADSQ